A window from Chitinophaga filiformis encodes these proteins:
- a CDS encoding DUF983 domain-containing protein, with the protein MSKKRPNYFLSMLTMKCPHCRRGDMFKTKNAYTNLKRTFDMHERCPVCGQKYELETGFWFGTGYVSYALGVAFSVATLIAYWVFFGLSWADNSIFIWLGVNGVLLILLQPWLMRISRVIYLYFFVYYDESTAELPEK; encoded by the coding sequence ATGAGCAAAAAGCGACCAAACTACTTCCTGAGCATGCTTACTATGAAATGCCCGCATTGCCGCAGAGGAGATATGTTTAAGACCAAAAATGCCTATACGAACCTGAAAAGGACCTTCGATATGCATGAACGCTGTCCCGTTTGCGGGCAGAAATACGAACTGGAAACAGGTTTCTGGTTTGGCACCGGGTATGTCAGTTATGCTTTAGGTGTAGCCTTTTCGGTAGCAACGTTGATCGCCTACTGGGTATTCTTCGGCTTATCGTGGGCAGACAACAGCATCTTTATCTGGCTGGGCGTAAACGGCGTTTTGCTGATATTACTGCAGCCCTGGCTGATGCGCATCAGCAGGGTCATATATCTGTACTTTTTTGTGTATTATGATGAAAGCACGGCAGAATTGCCGGAAAAATAA
- a CDS encoding elongation factor G, translating to MKTYDEKHIRNIVLLGAAKSGKTTLCETMLFEAGIIPRRGTVEEGNTVSDYHDVEHERGSSVYATCLHTEWRDYKINIIDTPGLEDFIGEIISSIRVCDTALLLLNAQYGVEVGTEQIWDYVDKYQKPTILAVNQLDAEQANFTRTVDEARRVFGPAVTIMQYPVNQGTGFNSVIDLLKMTMYRFPENGGKPEKLPIPDSEREQAERLHNELVEKAAENDDTLMEQYFEKGNLDEDEMRQGLKIGMLKHQVFPVFCLSAINNMGSGRLMGFIDNVAPAAVDMPPEQAEDGSAIPCDPSASPVLFVFKTLQEPHIGRLSFFKVLAGEIKAGVELYNEKGSTMERLNQLFITDGRNRQNTEVLRAGDIGCTLKLKNTLTNHTLSDKQSGKQVKPIEFPGPKVRVAIEATNKADDEKLGEVLAELHMEDPTLEIEYNRELKQVILHGQGDLHLAVTKWRLENIYKMHVEYLPAKIPYRETIRKHAAATYRHKKQSGGAGQFGEVFLTIEPYYEGMPPYKEHPVRDTDEIDLNWGGKLVFNNCIVGGAIDARFLPSILKGVMEKMQEGPLTGSYVRDIRVSVYDGKMHPVDSNDISFKIAGMMAFRDAFHQAAPQLLEPVFDIEIAAPDAMAGDVMSELQSRRSIITGMDTQNNYQVIKARTPQAELDKLYAALRNVTQGKAKIKTAFAEYAPVPPDVQKKLSEEYKSAELVA from the coding sequence ATGAAGACCTATGATGAGAAACACATCAGGAACATTGTATTATTGGGTGCCGCAAAGAGCGGAAAAACAACCCTTTGTGAAACCATGCTCTTTGAAGCAGGTATTATTCCCCGACGTGGTACCGTAGAAGAAGGGAACACTGTTTCCGATTACCACGATGTAGAGCATGAACGGGGAAGTTCCGTCTATGCCACCTGTCTGCATACCGAATGGCGTGATTATAAGATCAATATCATTGATACGCCCGGGCTGGAGGACTTTATCGGTGAGATCATTTCCTCCATCCGCGTCTGCGATACTGCGCTGCTGCTCCTGAATGCACAATACGGAGTAGAAGTAGGTACAGAACAGATATGGGATTATGTAGACAAATACCAGAAGCCAACTATCCTGGCGGTCAACCAGTTAGACGCAGAACAGGCCAACTTTACCCGTACGGTGGATGAGGCGCGCCGCGTATTCGGTCCGGCGGTGACCATCATGCAATATCCTGTAAATCAGGGTACAGGGTTCAATAGTGTGATCGATCTGCTTAAAATGACGATGTACCGTTTCCCTGAAAATGGTGGAAAGCCCGAGAAGCTCCCCATTCCTGACAGCGAGAGGGAGCAGGCGGAGCGACTTCATAACGAGCTGGTAGAAAAAGCGGCCGAAAATGATGACACCCTCATGGAACAGTATTTTGAAAAAGGCAATCTCGATGAAGACGAAATGAGGCAGGGGCTGAAAATAGGCATGCTTAAACACCAGGTATTCCCCGTTTTCTGCCTCTCAGCCATCAATAATATGGGCAGTGGCCGTTTAATGGGTTTCATCGATAATGTGGCCCCGGCTGCCGTAGATATGCCTCCTGAACAGGCAGAAGACGGCAGCGCTATTCCCTGTGATCCTTCCGCATCACCAGTCTTATTCGTGTTTAAAACCCTCCAGGAGCCCCATATAGGGCGCCTTTCGTTTTTTAAGGTACTGGCAGGCGAAATAAAAGCAGGTGTTGAATTATACAATGAGAAGGGTAGTACCATGGAAAGGCTGAACCAGTTGTTCATTACTGATGGCCGTAACCGGCAAAATACCGAGGTATTACGCGCGGGGGATATTGGCTGTACACTGAAACTGAAAAATACCCTTACCAATCATACTCTCAGCGACAAACAATCAGGTAAACAGGTAAAACCTATTGAATTCCCGGGTCCCAAGGTGAGAGTGGCCATTGAGGCTACCAATAAAGCAGATGATGAAAAACTGGGGGAAGTGCTGGCGGAATTGCATATGGAAGATCCTACCCTGGAAATAGAATACAACCGCGAATTAAAACAGGTAATCCTGCATGGACAGGGAGACCTGCACCTGGCTGTTACCAAATGGAGGCTGGAAAATATCTACAAGATGCATGTGGAATATTTACCTGCAAAAATTCCCTACCGCGAAACCATCCGGAAACATGCTGCGGCTACCTACCGACACAAGAAACAATCCGGTGGCGCCGGCCAGTTCGGAGAGGTCTTCCTCACTATTGAACCCTATTATGAAGGCATGCCGCCTTATAAGGAGCATCCTGTGCGCGACACAGATGAAATAGACCTTAACTGGGGCGGAAAGCTGGTGTTCAATAACTGCATCGTAGGAGGAGCCATTGATGCCCGTTTCCTGCCTTCCATCCTCAAAGGCGTGATGGAAAAAATGCAGGAAGGGCCCCTTACCGGCTCTTATGTGCGGGATATCCGGGTGAGTGTTTATGATGGTAAAATGCACCCTGTAGACAGCAATGATATCTCTTTCAAAATAGCCGGTATGATGGCGTTCCGGGACGCCTTTCACCAGGCAGCGCCGCAGTTGCTGGAACCGGTATTTGATATCGAGATCGCCGCACCCGACGCGATGGCGGGAGATGTAATGAGCGAGCTACAGAGCCGCAGAAGTATCATTACCGGTATGGATACGCAGAATAATTACCAGGTTATCAAAGCCCGTACCCCGCAGGCAGAGCTGGATAAATTGTATGCAGCGCTGCGGAATGTTACGCAGGGTAAGGCTAAGATCAAGACCGCGTTCGCGGAGTATGCCCCCGTGCCGCCTGATGTACAGAAGAAATTGTCTGAAGAATATAAAAGCGCGGAACTGGTGGCATAA
- a CDS encoding ABC transporter ATP-binding protein: protein MKLFLYYLKSYKWLIGLALLLATINQVFSLLDPYIFGRIVDLFANHPHTTANGLPRPQSEYVKGVILWLLASIGVAMVSRIAKAFQDYFVNVIIQKFGARIYTDGLRHSLRLPYQQFEDQRSGETLAVLQKVRTDSEKFITSFVNVLFVAFIGVIFVMIYAFSVHWSLVFVYFGGSLILGWLINVLSRKIKTIQKTIVKETTMLAGATTESLRNIELVKSLGLTHQEIGRLNSTTIRILMLELKKVRSVRSISFIQGTFVNFLRQTILFLLLFMIYKDTVSVGQMFTLQLYSFFIFGPLQELGNIILAYREAQVSLLNFERIMNTPVEPTPVDPVKINRIDKLTFKNVGFKHQTATSKALDGINFNVNVGETVAFVGPSGSGKTTLVKLLVGLYSPQEGSIDYNGVDSRNIDIEELRYQIGFVTQDTQLFSGSIKENLLFVNPQATDEEILQVMKQASCNTLLERADNGLNSVIGEGGMKISGGEKQRLSIARALLRRPRLLVFDEATSALDSITEESISNTVRDITSTREHITVMIAHRLSTIMHADRIYVLEKGRITETGTHDQLLSEKGLYYAMWRQQIGER from the coding sequence ATGAAATTGTTTTTATATTATCTGAAAAGTTACAAATGGTTGATAGGACTGGCCTTATTATTAGCTACCATTAACCAGGTATTCTCCCTGTTGGATCCCTATATATTCGGCAGGATCGTAGACCTTTTTGCGAATCATCCGCACACCACGGCCAATGGCCTTCCGCGTCCGCAATCTGAGTATGTAAAAGGCGTTATTCTCTGGCTGCTGGCATCTATAGGAGTTGCCATGGTGTCCCGTATCGCGAAAGCATTCCAGGATTATTTCGTGAATGTGATCATCCAGAAGTTCGGGGCCAGGATCTACACCGATGGTCTCCGCCATTCGTTAAGGCTTCCTTACCAGCAGTTTGAGGATCAGCGAAGCGGCGAAACGCTGGCCGTGCTCCAGAAAGTGAGGACCGACAGCGAGAAATTCATCACGTCCTTTGTGAACGTACTCTTCGTAGCCTTCATCGGGGTCATATTTGTAATGATCTATGCCTTTAGCGTCCACTGGAGCCTGGTATTCGTATATTTTGGTGGCAGCCTGATCCTCGGCTGGCTGATCAATGTACTGAGCAGGAAGATTAAGACCATACAGAAGACCATCGTCAAGGAAACAACCATGCTGGCGGGCGCTACTACAGAATCCCTGCGCAACATCGAGCTGGTAAAAAGCCTTGGGCTGACGCACCAGGAGATCGGCAGGTTAAACTCGACCACCATCCGCATCCTGATGCTGGAACTGAAGAAAGTGCGCAGCGTACGCAGTATCAGCTTTATACAGGGTACTTTCGTGAATTTCCTGCGCCAGACCATTCTGTTCCTGCTCCTTTTTATGATATACAAGGACACGGTGAGCGTAGGACAGATGTTTACGCTGCAGCTGTACTCCTTCTTCATTTTCGGCCCTTTGCAGGAGTTGGGAAACATCATCCTGGCTTACCGTGAAGCACAGGTATCGCTGCTGAACTTCGAGCGGATCATGAACACGCCGGTAGAACCAACCCCGGTAGACCCGGTTAAGATCAACCGCATTGACAAGCTGACCTTCAAAAATGTAGGCTTCAAACACCAGACCGCTACCTCTAAAGCATTGGATGGCATCAACTTCAATGTCAACGTGGGTGAAACCGTCGCTTTTGTAGGCCCCTCAGGTTCTGGTAAAACCACCCTGGTAAAACTGCTGGTAGGTCTTTATTCACCGCAGGAAGGCTCTATTGACTACAACGGGGTGGACAGCCGTAACATTGATATTGAGGAACTGAGATACCAGATCGGTTTCGTAACACAGGATACCCAGCTGTTCTCCGGATCTATCAAGGAGAATCTGTTGTTCGTGAATCCGCAGGCTACAGATGAAGAGATCCTGCAGGTGATGAAGCAGGCCAGCTGTAATACCCTGCTGGAGCGGGCAGATAATGGCCTCAATTCAGTGATCGGGGAAGGCGGTATGAAGATATCCGGTGGTGAAAAGCAGCGTTTATCTATTGCACGTGCCCTGTTGCGCCGTCCGCGCCTGCTGGTATTTGATGAAGCTACGTCAGCGCTGGACTCAATTACAGAAGAATCTATTTCCAATACAGTACGTGACATTACCTCTACAAGGGAACATATCACCGTTATGATCGCACACCGCTTATCCACCATCATGCATGCCGACAGGATCTATGTTCTGGAAAAAGGCCGCATTACGGAAACCGGTACGCACGATCAGTTGCTGTCAGAAAAAGGCCTTTATTATGCGATGTGGAGGCAACAGATTGGGGAGCGATAA